DNA sequence from the Cupriavidus sp. WKF15 genome:
GATCAAGTCGCGCATGCTGCTGCCGGTCAAGAAGGCCGACAGCGACGAGGATGCCGAGGATCCGCGCGCCGAGCTGGTGCGCCGCCTGCTCGAATACGAGCAGATGAAGCTGGCCGCGCAGCGCCTGGACACCGTGCCGCAGCTGGGCCGCGACTTCCTGCGCTCGCAGGTTTATATCGAGCAAAGCCTGGCGCCGCGTTTCCCGGACGTGGAAACGATCGACCTGCAGGCAGCGTGGGCCGACGTGCTCAAGCGGGCCAAGCTCAACCAGCACCACAAGATCTCGCGTGAAGAACTGTCGGTGCGCGAGCATATGAGCCAGATCCTGCGCCGGCTGCAGCACGCGCGCTTCATGGAATTCACCGAGCTGTTCGACGACGCCATCCGCTCCGGCAAGGGCGTGCCCGTGGTGGTCGTGAACTTCATCGCCATGCTGGAGCTGTCGCGCGAATCGCTGGTGGAGATCACGCAGGCCGAGCCGTTCGCGCCAATTTATGTGCGATTGGCGTACACCCCGACCTGACCTCCCCGCCGCGCCGAGCCCGCCGCGCAGCCACATGTTCTACAATCCGCCGACAACCCTTGAAGAGGCCGCACAAGGCCCG
Encoded proteins:
- a CDS encoding ScpA family protein, which encodes MNPSDQDKLPLAVELHAAPPAQPGGPADVVDGMAFARLYGEPLFKLPQDLYIPPDALEIFLEAFEGPLDLLLYLIRKQNFNVLDIPMSQVTRQYLSYIEQIRKTNLELAAEYLLMAAMLIEIKSRMLLPVKKADSDEDAEDPRAELVRRLLEYEQMKLAAQRLDTVPQLGRDFLRSQVYIEQSLAPRFPDVETIDLQAAWADVLKRAKLNQHHKISREELSVREHMSQILRRLQHARFMEFTELFDDAIRSGKGVPVVVVNFIAMLELSRESLVEITQAEPFAPIYVRLAYTPT